The following proteins come from a genomic window of Ammospiza nelsoni isolate bAmmNel1 chromosome 6, bAmmNel1.pri, whole genome shotgun sequence:
- the SLC35F4 gene encoding solute carrier family 35 member F4 isoform X2, whose product MDGKAAPNGVATIEDRILRITGYYGYYPGYSSQKSASRSSVIQCKPGGNCPSRHRGMTRQLSPLSVAEDSAAPILELQNRSPSGICRHSRVERQSRSGEEGTQTHTESSSQEAEGQTRCQSCTSTFLKLIWRFLIILSVSSSWVGTTQFVKITFETFDCPFFMTWFSTNWNIMIFPIYYSGHLATAQEKQSPIKKFRECSRIFGEDGLTLKLFLKRTAPFSILWTLTNYLYLLALKKLTATDVSALFCCNKAFVFLLSWIVLKDRFMGARIVAAIMAITGIVMMAYADGFQGDSIIGVAYAVGSASTSALYKVLFKMFLGSANFGEAAHFVSTLGFFNFIFISITPIILYFTKVEYWYPFSAVPWGYLCGVAGLWLAFNILVNVGVVLTYPILISIGTVLSVPGNAAVDLLKHKMIFSVVRLGATIIICMGFLLMLLPEEWDEITLRFINSLKEKKSEDHSEDITESSVHTRSRSRANGTVSIPLA is encoded by the exons GTGCCTCACGATCATCTGTCATCCAATGCAAGCCAGGAGGCAACTGCCCCAGCAGACACAGAGGCATGACTAGGCAGCTCTCCCCTCTATCTGTTGCTGAAGATTCTGCTGCTCCCATTCTTGAGCTGCAGAATCGAAGTCCCTCGGGAATCTGTCGGCACAGCAGAGTCGAGAGGCAGAGCAGATCAG gagAAGAAGGAACACAAACgcacacagagagcagcagccaagaaGCTGAAGGACAGACACGATGCCAGTCCTGCACATCCACATTTCTCAAGCTAATCTGGAGATTCCTGATCATTTTGTCCGTCTCTTCCTCCTGGGTTGGGACCACACAGTTTGTCAAAATCACTTTTGAGACCTTTGACTGTCCCTTTTTCATGACTTGGTTCTCAACAAACTGGAACATTatgatttttcccatttattaTTCCGGGCACCTTGCAACTGCACAGGAAAAACAGTCTCCAATCAAAAAATTCAG ggAATGCAGTCGGATTTTCGGTGAAGACGGTCTGACGCTGAAACTCTTTCTTAAAAGGACTGCTCCCTTTTCTATTCTGTGGACTTTGACTAACTACCTGTATTTACTGGCTTTAAAGAAGCTCACAGCCACAGACGTCTCTGCCCTGTTCTGTTGTAACAAAGCTTTTGTCTTCTTGCTTTCTTGGATTGTGCTCAAAGACAGGTTCATGGGAGCAAGG ATAGTGGCAGCAATAATGGCAATCACAGGAATTGTGATGATGGCATATGCAGATGGTTTCCAGGGTGATTCAATTATCGGGGTGGCCTACGCCGTGGGATCAGCCTCCACATCTGCACTGTATAAG gTTTTGTTCAAAATGTTTCTTGGGAGTGCAAACTTTGGGGAGGCAGCTCACTTCGTGTCCACCCTGGGCTTCTTCAACTTCATCTTCATCTCCATCACCCCCATCATCCTCTACTTCACAAAAGTGGAGTACTGGTACCccttctctgctgtgccatggggTTACCTGTGTGGAGTGGCTGGCCTCTGGTTAG CTTTCAACATCCTGGTTAACGTTGGGGTGGTGCTGACCTACCCCATCCTGATCTCCATCGGCACCGTGCTCAGTGTCCCTGGAAATGCAG CCGTGGACCTGTTGAAGCACAAAATGATCTTCAGCGTGGTGCGGCTGGGGGCCACCATCATCATCTGCATGGGCTTCCTGCTcatgctgctgcctgaggaGTGGGACGAGATCACCCTGAGGTTCATCAACAGCCTGAAGGAGAAGAAGAGCGAGGATCACTCCGAGGACATCACGGAATCCAGCGTGCACacgaggagcaggagcagagccaacGGGACAGTGTCCATCCCGCTGGCGTAG
- the SLC35F4 gene encoding solute carrier family 35 member F4 isoform X1, producing MAITGIVMMAYADGFQGDSIIGVAYAVGSASTSALYKVLFKMFLGSANFGEAAHFVSTLGFFNFIFISITPIILYFTKVEYWYPFSAVPWGYLCGVAGLWLAFNILVNVGVVLTYPILISIGTVLSVPGNAAVDLLKHKMIFSVVRLGATIIICMGFLLMLLPEEWDEITLRFINSLKEKKSEDHSEDITESSVHTRSRSRANGTVSIPLA from the exons ATGGCAATCACAGGAATTGTGATGATGGCATATGCAGATGGTTTCCAGGGTGATTCAATTATCGGGGTGGCCTACGCCGTGGGATCAGCCTCCACATCTGCACTGTATAAG gTTTTGTTCAAAATGTTTCTTGGGAGTGCAAACTTTGGGGAGGCAGCTCACTTCGTGTCCACCCTGGGCTTCTTCAACTTCATCTTCATCTCCATCACCCCCATCATCCTCTACTTCACAAAAGTGGAGTACTGGTACCccttctctgctgtgccatggggTTACCTGTGTGGAGTGGCTGGCCTCTGGTTAG CTTTCAACATCCTGGTTAACGTTGGGGTGGTGCTGACCTACCCCATCCTGATCTCCATCGGCACCGTGCTCAGTGTCCCTGGAAATGCAG CCGTGGACCTGTTGAAGCACAAAATGATCTTCAGCGTGGTGCGGCTGGGGGCCACCATCATCATCTGCATGGGCTTCCTGCTcatgctgctgcctgaggaGTGGGACGAGATCACCCTGAGGTTCATCAACAGCCTGAAGGAGAAGAAGAGCGAGGATCACTCCGAGGACATCACGGAATCCAGCGTGCACacgaggagcaggagcagagccaacGGGACAGTGTCCATCCCGCTGGCGTAG